A portion of the Bacillus thuringiensis genome contains these proteins:
- a CDS encoding alpha-amylase family glycosyl hydrolase → MGKIRTRKLFICFCLAFVLFVPIHTFADEKREWRDEVIYSIMIDRFNNGEPKNDKQLEVGNLEGYQGGDIRGIIKRLDYIKEMGFTAVMLSPLFESGTYDGLDVRNFQKVNEHFGTENDVKELIQKAHAKGMKVVLQFPLGGNEQQVIDALKWWVKEVDLDGSYVIHSEKKSDAFWDGVQKDMQAIKKDFRIMTEEDSEYNEKIVESFSKADVSVKPLYDVSKKDGESIIFLDNQDTKRYARIAKENMYYPPSRLKLALTYLLTSPGIPNFYYGTEIALDGGSVPDNRRLMDFKSDEKFMQHITKLGELRQARPSLRRGTFELLYDKSGMSILKRKYKDEVTLVAINNTKETQKVSLPASAIGEKQELRGLLEDEIIREENGKFYLVLKREESNVYKVNGETGVNWLFISLIVGVNVLFIAFLIAVKRKRR, encoded by the coding sequence GTGGGAAAAATACGGACTAGGAAACTATTCATTTGTTTTTGCTTAGCTTTTGTTTTGTTTGTACCAATACATACTTTTGCAGACGAAAAAAGAGAGTGGCGAGACGAAGTTATCTATTCCATTATGATTGATCGCTTCAATAATGGAGAACCGAAAAATGACAAACAGTTAGAAGTTGGCAATTTGGAAGGGTATCAGGGTGGAGATATAAGAGGGATTATAAAAAGACTGGATTACATAAAAGAAATGGGTTTTACCGCTGTTATGCTTTCTCCGCTTTTTGAAAGTGGAACGTATGATGGGTTAGATGTGCGAAATTTTCAAAAGGTAAATGAACATTTCGGAACAGAAAATGATGTGAAAGAACTTATCCAAAAAGCGCACGCAAAAGGAATGAAAGTTGTACTTCAATTTCCACTTGGGGGAAACGAACAGCAAGTCATCGACGCGTTGAAATGGTGGGTCAAAGAAGTTGATTTAGATGGTAGTTATGTGATACATAGTGAAAAAAAATCGGATGCTTTTTGGGATGGCGTACAAAAAGACATGCAAGCAATAAAGAAAGATTTTCGTATTATGACAGAGGAAGATAGTGAGTATAACGAAAAAATAGTAGAATCGTTTTCTAAAGCGGATGTATCGGTGAAACCTTTATATGATGTGAGTAAAAAAGACGGGGAATCCATTATATTTTTAGATAACCAAGATACAAAAAGATATGCTCGTATTGCAAAAGAAAATATGTATTATCCGCCATCACGTTTAAAACTGGCGCTTACATATTTGTTAACATCACCTGGAATTCCGAATTTTTATTACGGAACTGAAATTGCATTAGATGGAGGAAGTGTACCCGATAATAGACGATTAATGGATTTCAAATCAGATGAAAAATTTATGCAGCACATAACAAAACTAGGTGAACTTAGACAAGCGAGACCGTCTTTACGACGCGGTACGTTTGAGCTACTGTATGATAAGAGCGGGATGAGTATACTAAAACGAAAATATAAAGATGAAGTAACTTTAGTAGCAATTAATAATACGAAAGAAACACAAAAAGTCTCCTTACCTGCAAGTGCGATTGGTGAAAAACAAGAGTTAAGAGGATTGTTAGAAGATGAAATTATAAGAGAAGAAAACGGAAAGTTTTATCTCGTTTTAAAGCGTGAAGAATCAAATGTGTATAAAGTTAACGGAGAAACAGGTGTGAATTGGTTATTTATCTCCTTAATCGTTGGGGTGAATGTATTATTTATTGCGTTTTTAATTGCAGTTAAAAGGAAACGTAGATGA
- a CDS encoding helix-turn-helix domain-containing protein: MEFYDLGITIKELRIKKNISQSELCHGICSQSQISKIEKGMIYPSSILLYQLSERLGIDPNNIFALTQNKKLKYVENVKCVIKDCLKQKQYKELYEIVKKEKDEKNFQAKEDKQFLLWHEAIAVFEVNKSIKTALNLLNNALKLTLTNVDFLSEREIDIMQTMSIFYAENKEYDKSITILGRCLTNFNKLDFPRDKAIKLKIIFNLAKCLGMTYQYEEAVKYIDKGIKLAINLNTLYLLGELYYLKGCNLLRFKQQDEEDIANNMKKALFIFELTEKENLIKVVKEKYFENQTEKSHS; the protein is encoded by the coding sequence ATGGAATTTTACGATTTGGGTATTACCATTAAAGAGCTTAGAATTAAAAAAAATATATCACAATCCGAATTATGTCATGGAATATGTTCGCAAAGTCAAATTAGCAAAATAGAAAAAGGTATGATTTATCCATCTAGTATATTGTTATATCAATTATCAGAAAGACTTGGTATTGACCCAAATAATATATTTGCATTAACTCAAAACAAAAAGTTAAAATATGTAGAAAATGTAAAATGTGTAATAAAAGATTGCTTAAAGCAAAAACAATATAAAGAACTTTATGAAATCGTGAAAAAAGAGAAAGATGAAAAAAATTTTCAGGCAAAAGAAGATAAACAATTTCTCCTATGGCATGAAGCAATTGCTGTATTTGAGGTGAACAAATCCATAAAAACTGCTTTAAATCTTTTAAATAATGCATTAAAACTAACTTTAACCAATGTTGATTTTTTATCAGAAAGAGAAATAGATATTATGCAGACAATGTCTATATTTTATGCGGAAAATAAAGAATATGATAAAAGTATTACTATATTAGGAAGATGTTTAACTAATTTTAATAAGTTAGATTTTCCGAGAGATAAAGCGATTAAATTAAAAATCATTTTTAATTTAGCGAAATGTTTAGGTATGACCTATCAATATGAAGAAGCGGTAAAATACATTGATAAGGGCATCAAATTAGCTATTAATCTAAATACTTTATACTTATTAGGTGAACTGTACTATTTAAAAGGATGTAATTTATTAAGATTTAAACAACAGGATGAAGAAGATATTGCAAATAACATGAAAAAAGCATTATTTATATTTGAACTAACAGAAAAAGAAAATCTGATAAAAGTGGTTAAAGAAAAATATTTTGAAAACCAAACTGAAAAAAGTCATTCATAA
- a CDS encoding ammonium transporter encodes MNMGDTVFMFVTTVMVMLMTPGLALFYGGMVRSKNVLSTTMHSYSAMAIVSIQWIVIGYSLSFGPDWHGIIGTLDWFGLNGVTYAPNPDYSSTIPHNLFMMFQLMFAILTPALISGAFAERMRFSAFLIFILLWTTIVYNPVAHWVWGVGGWLRELGALDFAGGNVVHITSGVAGLVLAIFLGKRKNINGSSPHHLPFTMLGAGLLWFGWFGFNVGSALSLNDVALTAFINTNIAAAASALTWMLSEWFFQSKPTAMGAACGVVSGLVAITPACGFVTPFSALLIGAIGGILCFGAVFFLKTKFGYDDTLDAFGCHGIGGTWGGIATGIFATTTINGDGANGLFYGNSALLFKQFIAIGATYAFTIIMTYAIIKAINFFLPVRVDEHQEHMGLDISMHGEKAYEHAERVN; translated from the coding sequence ATGAATATGGGAGATACGGTTTTTATGTTTGTAACGACAGTAATGGTCATGTTAATGACACCAGGATTGGCACTTTTTTATGGAGGTATGGTTCGCAGCAAAAATGTACTCAGTACAACGATGCATAGTTATAGCGCAATGGCTATCGTTTCGATTCAATGGATTGTTATCGGCTATTCTTTATCATTCGGACCAGATTGGCACGGGATTATCGGTACACTTGATTGGTTCGGGCTAAACGGAGTTACCTACGCACCAAATCCAGACTACTCATCTACTATTCCTCACAATTTATTCATGATGTTTCAACTCATGTTCGCCATTTTAACTCCAGCTTTAATTTCAGGTGCATTCGCTGAAAGAATGCGATTTTCTGCCTTTCTTATTTTTATCCTTCTATGGACAACGATCGTTTACAATCCTGTCGCTCATTGGGTATGGGGCGTCGGCGGGTGGCTAAGGGAACTTGGGGCACTAGACTTCGCTGGCGGAAACGTCGTTCACATCACTTCCGGAGTTGCTGGTCTTGTATTAGCTATTTTCCTTGGAAAACGAAAAAACATAAATGGTTCTTCTCCTCACCATTTGCCATTTACAATGTTAGGCGCAGGCTTATTATGGTTTGGCTGGTTCGGTTTTAACGTCGGCAGCGCATTATCCTTAAACGACGTAGCTTTAACTGCATTTATTAATACAAATATAGCCGCTGCTGCCTCCGCTCTAACTTGGATGCTTTCTGAATGGTTCTTCCAATCAAAACCGACCGCGATGGGAGCTGCTTGCGGAGTTGTTTCTGGTCTAGTCGCTATTACACCAGCTTGCGGGTTCGTTACACCTTTCTCCGCCCTTCTTATCGGAGCAATTGGTGGTATATTATGCTTTGGCGCCGTTTTCTTCTTAAAAACAAAATTCGGGTATGACGATACACTTGATGCCTTTGGATGCCACGGCATCGGAGGAACTTGGGGCGGTATTGCAACAGGAATATTTGCAACTACTACCATAAACGGAGATGGTGCAAACGGATTATTTTACGGAAATTCCGCTTTACTGTTTAAACAATTTATAGCGATCGGTGCAACATATGCATTCACGATCATCATGACGTATGCCATTATTAAAGCGATTAACTTCTTCCTCCCTGTTCGGGTTGATGAGCACCAGGAACACATGGGACTTGATATTTCGATGCATGGCGAGAAGGCTTATGAACATGCAGAACGAGTAAACTAA
- a CDS encoding DUF3813 domain-containing protein: MGNLLFQQAKDAVENAVSCSSGTEQQDLVYRAKNALQSAYANSSTAEKVQLREMQEQLQNITNVH, encoded by the coding sequence ATGGGGAACTTACTATTCCAACAAGCTAAAGATGCTGTTGAAAATGCCGTATCTTGTTCAAGCGGTACTGAGCAACAAGATCTCGTGTATAGAGCAAAAAATGCTTTGCAATCCGCTTACGCAAACTCTTCAACTGCTGAAAAAGTTCAGCTCCGTGAAATGCAAGAGCAATTGCAAAACATTACGAATGTACATTAA
- a CDS encoding DUF3941 domain-containing protein: MPHTGDNDKKARDNNAKRTQKNEQEQKNIQQGKRAYSKKTDHL; encoded by the coding sequence ATGCCACATACGGGTGATAACGACAAAAAAGCACGCGATAATAATGCAAAACGCACACAAAAAAATGAGCAAGAGCAAAAAAATATTCAGCAAGGTAAACGTGCATACTCTAAAAAGACCGATCACCTTTGA
- a CDS encoding YjzC family protein, whose translation MGQNRRFRSGQKAPNDGVYVEIGETGSMVKNPQMVQLTAGEKFPDNTNHNRQWTYKRKP comes from the coding sequence ATGGGACAAAATCGCAGGTTTCGTTCTGGACAAAAAGCGCCAAATGATGGGGTTTATGTAGAAATTGGTGAAACGGGAAGTATGGTGAAAAATCCGCAAATGGTACAATTAACTGCCGGTGAAAAGTTTCCAGATAATACGAATCATAACCGTCAGTGGACATATAAAAGAAAACCGTAA
- the prsA gene encoding peptidylprolyl isomerase PrsA — protein MRGKHIFIITALISILMLSACGQKNGSATVATATDSTVTKDDFEKQLKDRYGKDMLYEMMAQDVITKKYKVPDEEVNKEVEKVKKQYGDQFKKVLENNRLKDEEDFKNQIKFKLAMNEAIKKSITEKDVKDHYKPEIKASHILVSDENEAKEIKSKLDAGASFEELAKQESQDLLSKDKGGDLGYFNSGTMAPEFESAAYKLNVGQISNPVKSSNGYHVIKLTDKKDLKPYDEVKNSIRKNLEEERTADPTFSQKLLQDELKKANIKINDSDLKDTFTLVSPQGN, from the coding sequence ATGAGAGGGAAACATATTTTCATTATTACTGCACTAATAAGTATATTGATGCTATCTGCTTGCGGACAAAAAAACGGATCAGCTACAGTCGCCACAGCAACAGACTCGACTGTTACGAAGGACGACTTCGAAAAACAATTGAAAGATCGTTACGGAAAAGACATGCTATACGAAATGATGGCACAAGACGTCATCACAAAAAAATATAAAGTACCTGATGAAGAGGTAAATAAAGAAGTAGAAAAAGTAAAAAAACAATATGGAGATCAATTCAAAAAAGTATTAGAAAACAATCGTTTAAAAGATGAAGAGGATTTCAAAAATCAAATTAAGTTCAAACTTGCTATGAATGAAGCGATTAAGAAAAGCATTACAGAAAAAGACGTAAAAGACCACTATAAGCCAGAAATTAAAGCGAGTCACATTTTAGTAAGTGACGAAAATGAAGCGAAAGAAATAAAGAGTAAACTAGATGCTGGTGCTTCATTTGAAGAATTAGCAAAACAAGAATCACAAGATCTACTATCAAAAGATAAAGGTGGAGACCTTGGATACTTCAATTCAGGTACAATGGCTCCTGAATTCGAAAGCGCTGCCTACAAACTAAATGTTGGACAAATTAGCAATCCCGTAAAATCATCAAACGGTTATCACGTTATTAAATTAACTGATAAAAAAGATCTAAAACCTTACGATGAGGTAAAAAACTCTATTCGCAAAAACTTAGAGGAAGAACGTACTGCTGATCCTACATTCAGCCAAAAATTGTTACAAGATGAATTAAAAAAGGCAAATATTAAAATAAATGATAGTGATTTGAAAGATACATTTACTCTTGTTTCACCGCAAGGAAATTAA
- a CDS encoding Cof-type HAD-IIB family hydrolase, giving the protein MNKQHLIALDLDGTLLTDNKIISTRTKHTIAKAKEQGHVVVISTGRPFRASYDYYKELGLNTPIVNFNGAYVHHPLDSNWGIHHSPLELATAQEIVRACFDFGVKNIYAEVMDDVYVREIDEDKKHIFEFGSPKIFTGDLLNILNDHPTCLLIDAHDEHSTAIRQHLTDMHAEVIDHRKWGAPWPIIEIVKSGLNKAVGLQKISSHYNIPQERIIAFGDEDNDFEMIEFAGHGIAMGNAIPELKSLANHTTLTNEEDGIALYLEEVLGL; this is encoded by the coding sequence ATGAACAAACAACATTTAATCGCATTAGACTTAGACGGCACTTTATTAACAGACAACAAAATAATTTCCACTCGAACGAAACATACAATTGCAAAAGCAAAGGAACAAGGACACGTTGTCGTTATTTCAACAGGACGTCCATTCCGCGCTAGTTATGATTACTATAAAGAACTCGGTCTGAATACACCTATCGTAAACTTTAACGGTGCGTACGTACACCATCCTCTTGATTCAAACTGGGGTATACATCACTCCCCTCTTGAGCTAGCAACAGCGCAAGAAATTGTACGAGCTTGCTTTGATTTCGGCGTGAAAAATATATACGCTGAAGTTATGGACGATGTGTATGTTCGTGAAATTGATGAAGATAAAAAACATATTTTCGAATTCGGATCTCCTAAGATTTTTACAGGAGACTTATTAAATATTTTAAACGATCATCCAACCTGCTTATTAATTGATGCACATGACGAGCATTCCACTGCAATTCGTCAACATTTAACGGATATGCACGCGGAAGTAATCGACCATAGAAAATGGGGCGCACCTTGGCCGATTATTGAGATTGTGAAAAGCGGATTAAATAAAGCGGTTGGATTACAAAAAATTTCTAGTCATTACAACATTCCACAAGAGCGAATTATCGCTTTCGGTGATGAGGATAATGATTTTGAAATGATTGAATTTGCTGGTCACGGCATCGCAATGGGAAATGCCATACCTGAATTAAAATCACTCGCAAACCATACGACGTTAACGAATGAAGAAGATGGTATTGCTTTATATTTAGAAGAGGTTCTTGGGTTGTAA
- a CDS encoding S1 RNA-binding domain-containing protein produces MYLQIGSIEQVTVLRETEIGYMVGNEEEEIFLHKNEVAGEIEEGDTIDVFLYLDHQNRISATMKEPIITTYDWNWVKVVEVIPSLGVFVDIGVSKDILIPADEFPIYMPVWPEVGDELYCTLKLTNRDRLIALPARDSDMQEIIVDATPSMRNKNVNGRVYRSLQVGSFVLTDEHFRAFLHHTERKEQVRIGERVTGRIIDVKDDGTINISLLPRKEEGMEDDAAVIYAYMEERGGAMPFWDKSHPEDIKERFNMSKAAFKRALGKLMKEEKVYQEEGWTYFKK; encoded by the coding sequence ATGTATTTGCAAATAGGATCGATTGAACAGGTAACTGTTTTACGCGAAACGGAAATTGGATATATGGTTGGGAATGAAGAAGAAGAAATTTTCCTACATAAAAACGAAGTAGCTGGAGAAATTGAAGAAGGCGATACGATTGATGTATTCTTATACCTTGATCACCAAAATCGTATTTCAGCAACAATGAAGGAGCCAATTATTACAACGTATGATTGGAACTGGGTAAAGGTTGTAGAAGTCATTCCTAGTTTAGGTGTGTTTGTTGATATTGGTGTATCAAAAGATATACTAATTCCAGCTGATGAGTTCCCGATTTATATGCCAGTATGGCCAGAAGTAGGCGACGAATTATATTGTACGTTAAAATTAACGAATCGTGATCGTTTAATTGCTCTTCCGGCAAGGGACAGTGATATGCAAGAAATTATCGTAGATGCAACGCCATCTATGCGTAATAAAAACGTAAATGGACGTGTATATCGTTCGCTTCAAGTTGGTTCATTCGTACTAACTGATGAGCATTTCCGTGCTTTCTTACACCATACAGAAAGAAAAGAACAAGTCCGCATCGGGGAGCGTGTAACCGGCCGTATTATTGACGTGAAAGATGATGGTACAATTAACATTTCACTTCTTCCTCGTAAAGAAGAAGGAATGGAAGACGATGCGGCAGTAATTTATGCATATATGGAAGAACGAGGCGGAGCAATGCCGTTTTGGGATAAGAGCCATCCAGAAGATATTAAAGAACGCTTTAACATGAGTAAAGCTGCATTTAAGCGCGCACTTGGTAAGTTGATGAAAGAAGAAAAAGTTTACCAAGAAGAAGGTTGGACTTACTTTAAAAAATAA
- the clpB gene encoding ATP-dependent chaperone ClpB, with the protein MDLNQMTTKTQEAIMSAQSLAVSHHHQEVDTVHLLLALLEEQDGLAVRIFQKMNVDIEALKQGAESLIKKKPSVTGSGAEVGKLYVKSALQQLLVRAGKEAEKLQDDYISVEHVLLAFSEEKGDINQLFTTLHITKDNLLQSLMTVRGNQRVTSQNPEATYEALEKYGRDLVAEVRAGKIDPVIGRDSEIRRVIRILSRKTKNNPVLIGEPGVGKTAIVEGLAQRIVKKDVPEGLKDRTIFALDMSALVAGAKFRGEFEERLQAVLNEIKKSEGRILLFIDELHTIVGAGKTEGAMDAGNMLKPMLARGELHCIGATTLDEYRKYIEKDPALERRFQQVLAEEPTVEDTISILRGLKERFEIYHGVNIHDRAIVAASVLSDRYISDRFLPDKAIDLVDEACATIRTEIDSMPTELDEVTRRIMQLEIEEAALGKETDRGSQERLKTLQRELSDLKEVASGMRAKWEKEKEDIHKVRDLREHLERLRRELEEAEGNYDLNKAAELRHGKIPAIEKELKEAEEMGAHNKQENRLLREEVSEEEIADIVSRWTGIPVAKLVEGEREKLLRLEQILSERVIGQEEAVSLVSDAVLRARAGIKDPNRPIGSFIFLGPTGVGKTELAKTLAQSLFDSEEQMIRIDMSEYMEKHAVSRLIGAPPGYVGYEEGGQLTEAVRRKPYSVILLDEIEKAHPEVFNILLQMLDDGRITDSQGRTVDFKNTVIIMTSNIGSAHLLDGLEEDGSIKEESRDLVMGQLRGHFRPEFLNRVDEIILFKPLTTNEIKGIVDKIVKELQGRLADRHITVELTDAAKEFVVEAGFDPMYGARPLKRYVQRQVETKLARELIAGTITDNCHVVVDVENNELVVHVK; encoded by the coding sequence ATGGACTTAAATCAAATGACAACAAAAACACAAGAGGCGATTATGAGTGCCCAATCTTTAGCGGTATCTCATCATCACCAAGAGGTGGATACTGTTCATCTATTACTTGCATTATTAGAAGAGCAAGATGGATTAGCGGTACGTATATTTCAAAAAATGAATGTTGATATAGAAGCGTTAAAGCAAGGTGCTGAAAGCTTAATTAAAAAGAAACCTTCTGTAACGGGAAGCGGTGCAGAAGTTGGAAAATTGTATGTAAAGAGCGCTCTGCAACAACTGCTTGTAAGAGCAGGGAAAGAAGCAGAAAAACTGCAGGATGATTACATTTCAGTAGAACATGTATTGCTTGCTTTTTCTGAAGAAAAAGGCGATATAAATCAATTATTTACAACATTGCATATTACGAAAGATAACTTATTACAGTCTTTAATGACAGTTCGGGGGAATCAAAGAGTGACTAGTCAAAATCCAGAAGCAACTTATGAAGCGTTAGAAAAATATGGCCGTGATTTAGTGGCAGAAGTGAGAGCCGGGAAAATTGATCCTGTTATCGGCCGAGATAGTGAAATTCGACGCGTTATCCGCATTCTTTCACGTAAAACGAAAAACAATCCTGTTTTAATTGGGGAGCCAGGTGTTGGTAAAACAGCAATCGTTGAAGGATTAGCACAGCGTATTGTGAAAAAGGATGTACCTGAAGGATTGAAAGATAGAACGATTTTTGCGTTAGATATGAGTGCGCTCGTAGCTGGTGCGAAATTCCGTGGTGAGTTCGAAGAGCGTCTGCAAGCTGTATTAAATGAAATTAAAAAGAGTGAAGGACGCATTTTATTATTCATTGATGAACTTCATACAATTGTTGGTGCTGGTAAAACAGAAGGTGCAATGGATGCAGGGAATATGTTAAAACCGATGCTTGCGCGTGGTGAACTGCATTGTATCGGGGCGACAACGTTAGATGAATATCGTAAATATATTGAAAAAGATCCAGCGCTAGAAAGACGTTTCCAACAAGTATTAGCAGAAGAACCAACTGTTGAAGATACAATCTCAATTTTACGTGGATTAAAAGAACGCTTTGAAATTTATCACGGTGTAAATATTCATGACCGAGCGATTGTAGCAGCGTCAGTTTTATCAGATCGATATATTTCAGATCGCTTCTTACCGGATAAAGCAATTGACCTTGTTGACGAAGCATGCGCAACAATTCGTACAGAAATTGATTCTATGCCGACAGAATTAGATGAAGTAACGCGTCGTATTATGCAGTTAGAAATTGAGGAAGCAGCTCTTGGAAAAGAAACGGATCGTGGTAGCCAAGAGCGCCTAAAAACATTGCAACGTGAATTATCGGATTTAAAAGAAGTTGCAAGTGGTATGAGAGCGAAATGGGAGAAAGAAAAAGAAGACATTCACAAAGTTCGTGACTTACGTGAACATTTAGAACGTTTGCGCCGTGAATTAGAAGAAGCAGAAGGTAATTACGATTTAAATAAAGCAGCCGAACTTCGTCACGGGAAAATTCCTGCAATCGAAAAAGAATTAAAAGAAGCGGAAGAAATGGGCGCGCATAATAAACAAGAAAATCGTTTATTACGTGAGGAAGTAAGTGAAGAAGAAATTGCAGATATTGTTTCACGCTGGACTGGTATTCCTGTTGCTAAACTTGTTGAAGGAGAACGCGAGAAATTACTACGCTTAGAGCAAATCTTATCAGAGCGTGTCATCGGACAAGAGGAAGCAGTAAGCTTAGTATCAGACGCGGTTCTTCGTGCTCGCGCTGGTATTAAAGACCCGAATCGTCCAATTGGTTCCTTCATTTTCTTAGGCCCTACGGGTGTTGGTAAAACAGAACTTGCAAAAACGTTAGCGCAGTCTTTATTCGATAGTGAAGAGCAAATGATTCGTATTGACATGTCTGAGTATATGGAGAAACACGCAGTGTCACGCTTAATTGGTGCACCTCCTGGATATGTAGGATATGAAGAAGGCGGTCAATTAACAGAAGCGGTAAGACGTAAACCATATTCCGTTATTTTATTAGATGAAATTGAAAAAGCACATCCAGAAGTATTCAATATTTTATTACAAATGTTAGATGATGGACGCATTACAGATTCGCAAGGTCGTACAGTGGACTTTAAAAACACAGTTATTATTATGACTTCAAATATTGGATCTGCTCATTTACTAGACGGATTAGAAGAAGATGGTTCGATTAAAGAGGAATCAAGAGACCTTGTAATGGGGCAATTAAGAGGGCATTTCCGCCCTGAATTTTTAAACCGTGTTGATGAAATTATTTTATTCAAACCTCTTACAACGAATGAAATTAAAGGCATTGTTGATAAAATTGTAAAAGAATTACAAGGTCGTCTAGCTGACCGTCACATTACAGTAGAATTAACAGATGCAGCAAAAGAATTTGTTGTAGAAGCTGGTTTCGATCCAATGTACGGAGCTCGTCCGTTAAAACGATACGTACAACGTCAAGTGGAAACGAAATTAGCAAGAGAATTAATTGCAGGAACAATTACTGACAATTGTCACGTAGTTGTTGATGTAGAAAATAACGAATTAGTCGTTCATGTGAAATAA
- a CDS encoding YajQ family cyclic di-GMP-binding protein gives MAKDSSFDIVSKVELPEVTNAINIALKEIQNRYDFKGSKSDIKLEKEVLVLTSDDEFKLDQVKDVLISKLVKRNVPIKNLDYGKVEAATGNTVRQRATLQQGIDKDNAKKINNIIKEMKLKVKTQVQDDQVRVTAKSRDDLQAVIAAVRSADLPIDVQFINYR, from the coding sequence ATGGCAAAAGATAGTTCTTTTGACATCGTTTCGAAAGTAGAATTACCTGAAGTAACAAACGCAATTAATATCGCATTAAAAGAAATCCAAAACCGATATGACTTTAAAGGAAGTAAAAGTGATATTAAATTAGAAAAAGAAGTACTAGTTTTAACTTCTGACGACGAGTTCAAATTAGACCAAGTAAAAGACGTTTTAATTTCTAAACTTGTAAAACGTAACGTTCCAATTAAGAACTTAGATTACGGAAAAGTTGAAGCTGCAACTGGCAACACTGTTCGCCAACGCGCAACACTTCAACAAGGTATCGATAAAGATAACGCTAAAAAAATTAACAACATCATTAAAGAAATGAAATTAAAAGTAAAAACACAAGTACAAGACGATCAAGTACGTGTTACAGCGAAAAGCCGTGATGACTTACAAGCCGTAATCGCAGCTGTTCGTAGCGCTGATTTACCAATCGACGTACAGTTCATTAACTACCGCTAA
- a CDS encoding YitT family protein: MDLKLNYTELIKKLIVVIIAGLLNAIGMNLFLTPAKVYASGFAGLSQLLSQILGDFLSIHISTGVLFSLFNIPVVILAWKKVGKAFTFFSFLCVIFMTLFLEIIPVRAVSNDIILNAIFGGIISAIGVGIALKWGASTGGLDIIAMILSKIKDKPVGTYFFFFNAIIIIAAGYVYGWEKALYTLVTLYVSTRIIDAIHTRHVKITALIVTKNGADVRKAIHSRLVRGITTIPATGAYTNENKEMLMMVITRYELYELERIIKQVDPSAFTNILQTVGVFGLFRKD, encoded by the coding sequence ATGGATTTGAAGTTGAATTATACTGAACTTATAAAGAAGTTAATCGTTGTAATCATCGCAGGTTTATTAAACGCGATTGGGATGAATTTATTTTTAACGCCAGCGAAAGTGTATGCGAGTGGCTTTGCTGGATTGTCTCAATTATTATCACAAATATTAGGTGATTTTTTATCGATTCACATATCTACAGGAGTATTGTTTAGCTTATTTAATATTCCTGTCGTTATTTTAGCGTGGAAAAAGGTTGGAAAGGCCTTCACCTTTTTTAGTTTTCTTTGTGTTATATTTATGACTTTGTTTCTAGAAATCATCCCTGTTAGAGCGGTTTCGAATGATATCATATTAAATGCGATTTTTGGCGGGATTATTTCGGCAATTGGAGTAGGGATTGCTTTAAAGTGGGGTGCTTCTACAGGTGGATTAGATATTATCGCCATGATTTTATCGAAAATAAAAGATAAGCCTGTCGGTACATACTTTTTCTTTTTTAATGCAATTATCATTATCGCTGCTGGCTATGTATATGGATGGGAAAAAGCGTTATATACGCTAGTGACTTTATATGTATCAACGAGAATTATTGATGCGATTCATACTCGTCATGTAAAGATTACAGCATTAATTGTTACGAAGAATGGGGCGGACGTAAGAAAGGCGATTCACTCGCGATTAGTAAGAGGGATTACAACGATACCAGCAACAGGTGCTTATACGAATGAAAATAAAGAAATGTTAATGATGGTTATTACTCGTTATGAGTTATACGAATTAGAGAGGATTATTAAACAAGTGGACCCAAGTGCATTTACAAATATACTGCAAACAGTTGGGGTGTTCGGATTGTTTCGGAAAGATTAA